In the genome of Arachis stenosperma cultivar V10309 chromosome 2, arast.V10309.gnm1.PFL2, whole genome shotgun sequence, the window TTTATTGGTTGTTGCAAGTCCCTGTTTAGAGGGACTCTCAACCTTGATCTACGTGAAGAGTCCTCTTTCCCTTTTCACTCCAATGGTACTTGAGTCTCCATATGTCAGAAGAGGAACTCTATTTTTTAGCATTGGAGTTGCTCTAATAGTCTGACCCTCTTAATTTATGAAAGGTTTTATAGTTACGCGGTCCAAATTAAATCTCACGTCGACATTTCCAATACAATTCATTATAGCATGAGACTTGCgggttaaaaaaaaaagatctatTAGTATATCACCATCCCGAATAAATTTCATCTCTCTTTCAATTCGACtgaattataaataatataataaatattgttGCTACATGGAAATTGAGTTGTGTATGTTTTTGGTCTTATCCTTTTATGTGAATGTATGACTCCTCATTTTGAATggaattttctttaattttagataaaagACATTCACTACAATAATGTAAAAACTCAGATGCAGTCAATTTCACGTAAAGTTGATATTTAAGAGTCGTTAGATGATTTAACTAATACTCTTAAATATCAATTTCACGTAAAGTCAACTTCACCTGAATTTTCACATTCTAATAATGTATTATTGAAGCTAAGTTATCCGGTTTCATCTAGGACTTTGAAAAAGGGCGTGCAATAAGTGTCAGTAACTTGGCAATAATGTGAATGTGAATGTGACTGATGAAAATATGAGAGAAATTAGAGGAAATAACGTGAGTGGTTTTTTATGTGATTATGTAAGGTACTTTATTAGCAAAGAGAAAAATAAGATAGAATAAAGTAAGTGGTGTCCTTTATGGGTATGGGAAAAAGTTGAGTATAGTGTTATTGATATGTAGATGAATAATGTTACTCAAAAGTCAGTGATGTTTGTTGTAGCTAAGCAATACCTTTCTCACCAAACTGGTACATACAATTTTAATCAAAAACTCACACACAGCCGTAGATTTCAGATTTCAGATTTCACACCCACCGATCTGCCTCCACCATTCCTTATTTAATTTCCTCTTATATTATTCCCATTATTCAACCAACCTATCctaactcatcataaaccaccATTAAATGGGTAGTGCTAGAGAGCCAATGGTTTaagtgtacaatgtgtacaatgggctaAATTTTTGGTccatgaataaaatgaacatcaccatactagctagaataaccatccgataCCAAGGATAACCATCCGGATACcaaggataataaacatctcaataaaaaattaaactgattttggggttcaccaaggatcgaactcttgacctttcgaatctagaactctaataccatatctgaaaccactcatcccaaaagcgtaacctgataggacaatgtaacactaatggtcatatctctaatacttcttaaacctccattgtacacattgtacgcttaggccattggctccctagaCTTTTTCCCATTAAATATGCCTTGTCCTCTTCTTGCTTTTAATTGCTTTCTCGTCTTCCATTTTAATCATTAAATAAGTGACTGCATCGTACACAAATTTatctcttttcaattcaattttttcatAATGATAATACAATAATAAGCACATAATTAAAGTTGCATTAGAATAGTGGATTACAAGCAAGAGGGTCCTTAAAAACTGTTGTAAGACGTACACCCAAATGAATTAAGGAGAAGGGATTATTCTCCTTAATTAATCGTAATTAATACTTAACATTACAATGCAAGCCAACAATAGAAAATTCCCAATACAATTAACAATAATGACACACATGGATCCATCTTTGTAGAACATGATGGAACAAGAAGTATAGTTAATTAATTAGCTGGCCGATAACAGAGGCTAATTAAGTAATAATTAAAtgaaactaataataatataacctTATCCAAAATTTTCCCCCAAAATACAAAATTCTGGAATCGGATCTATCCAAGTCTGTTCTATACTCTGATCTCTGAttaattagaagaagaagatgtAATTAATGAGACTATAATAATGATTGAAGTTAATTAATCTTCAAAGCCAACTTTCTTCCAAATAGCATTCCTGACACTACGCAAGTCTCTACCTTTGAGGGTCCTTCCAATGCCTTCATGAACAGACAGAGAGGCCCCTCTTGTCTTTGCCAGATACTCGTGTGGGGGAACCCtaactcctcctcctcctccgtTATAATCACcgtcctcatcatcatcatcttcataatcatcatcatcatcgctCTCCCATTTCCTATGATCCTTGTATTCCTGCTTTAGAATCTTTGACCAGTCAGGTATGTTCACCGGCAACGAGGTAGCTGCAGCTACATCATGATCATGATGAACAACCTTCCTAGAAGGACCTCTCTTCAAACCAGATGcagatgatgaagatgaagagaagCCCTTCTTGTTGTTACTTGCAACGGAGATGTTGTTCCACAAATCAGCTTCATCAAACTCAAACATGGCATCACCCTGTGAACACGATTTTGAGGTGCTCCTTGTTGGTTGAAACATGTAACTTTGCTTTGAAAGAAAGCTCTTCCTAGACGCCAttcaattcaatctctctctctctctctctctctctataaaGTTGATTAGTTGGTTGTTGCTGTGTATGTTTTCCGGTTCCAAGTCTTCATTCACTGCTCGCTGCATATATTTATATTGTTTTTCTCAGTATTTATGGATAaacattcttttatttttattttaatctaaaTCAGGGTATTGTACCGTATCCTCGGTAATAGCGCCTAATTTTATGCTAAACAAGCTTTTTTAAGAACCAAATAGgtaattatatattatgtattttattaCTTGATTGTCTTTTAATTTATTCGTTATCCATAAATAAATGATATCTTCTATTAtatttacaaaatatttagttgttaaatttattattcttgaaTCATTACCATGAATcttaatatgtataaaataaTTCACGAATCAAAATTTCTACAATATTTACCATGTGACAACTTAAAATACAACTACCTTACATAGTTACATCTCATACTTGATATGGATAAAGCTAGCTAGCTAACACCCTATTCCTATATTTAATAGAAGGGAAATCGTTATGTATATGTCCTAACATGAAATGTATGAAAAACACTATCACTTTTCCTTTTGTTCATTACTAATATTTCTCTTATCTTAGTTATCATATTCTTGGAAAAACAAAATAGTACATTAAACTAACAAAGAATATATCTTCTTGAATTAAGTTAGATTAGTTTAGTGATTAATTTATAAGTctgtttaaataaatattaagtaTTTAAATTTCGTTTTATACGTATATTGTAATAAAATCTAATTTCAGTGACCATTTGGGAGAAGTGGTCAAATAGAATTGCTGTTGCTGTAATTCTTACTTTTACATACCAACAGTAAAATGCAACCGCCTCTGAAACACAAATCCAGCAGTGTCCATCACATTCGCTCCAAGGCGGTTTATGAAATTCGAGCCATTACTTGCTTAGACCGCTTAATTTCTCTTTCGTTCGCACTTCTCGCTAGCTCCACTACTCACTACTATCTGCCATTATACCAATTTTTCATTCTTCCCAAACCTAGCGCGCCCGGAACCCCAAGTACAATGAAAAGAAAATCTTCATGCAAAACGAAAATCTGCAACAAATCATTACTTAGCAAAACTATACGCATTTGTTCCTGTCCTTGGTAAGCTaattgtatttttctttgttcttttCTGATTCAATTTTATGCTTCTTCTAGTTAATAATCACTGATAATCCATTATCTTATTCTCTAGTTATTTCTGCTTCTTGTTCATCACTCTGAATGCACGAATTTCTCTCCTAGAAGTACAAATTTCTTCAATTTAAGGTTACTCTGTCTCTTTCTCTATTAGAATTTTCTTCCCTCTCTATTTTTCTTACGCACAGTTTTTGCTAGATAATTTAATGTGTAATTTTAAATAGtgttatatataatatgatcACATaagttttgattaaaaaatattgattaattCTGTAAATAGAGTGATGTCAAATATGgaaatataatattttgttgCAAGAATAacccaaaaaataattaattaaaatcgTGTAAATGCAACAAAGTAAGTAACATGAGCATATATTTTCTGTGTTTGTTGTGGAGTTTGAAACACAAGTGAGGGGACACTAATAACAGAATAAGAGAAAGTAAGGTTAGAAATTGGGTAGTAGAGGAGAGACAGAGTGAAGTGAAAAAGGTAGGAGTTACAAGTTCTATTTTTGTGACAATAAtacaattaaaattttcaacaaaatgATCAGATTATTCCTTCCCAATTTGAGATAAAGATTTAGAGACTTTGAAAAATTGGAAATTGACATACCAGACTATATAGAAATTGAAGTATAACTATACTTTAGTTTGATAATATAGGCCTATTGATTATTCCCAAAGCTCTTACATCTCGTAAATTCTCTGAAAACTATGACCATACATGATGGGTTTCATCGAGAAGCTTCTAACATAGAAGATGTAGTGTTTTAGCAGCAtgatcataaaaaattttatattgtttACAAACTTACTTTTTCTCTTTCCATCTTTGATAATTTAAGCTCATCCTGAAAAGACTTGTTCAATTTCTGTTCctctgaaattgaaagaaagaaCATGATAATTAGCAATTATTTAGTTTACACTCTCAAAATGCGCCAAAATCTAATAAATACTGAAGTGCTGAATATAGACCCTGGTATTTGAGTTGAATGTTTGCCAATTTATTGTGTTCTTGCTCCAATTCCAACTTCAATTTTTGTATCTCACGAGTATGTAGAACAGCTGTTGTGGGACTATCTTTTTCCTCCCTCAAATTCGCAAGCTCCTAGAAGTCATTCATACAATGTCGTACAAAACAAATAAGCTTGTGATTACATTATCTTTGAAAGGTGACTTTATTCTGATGCTTTTTTGTTCGTCTCAGGAGTTCATAAGAGCTGGAGCATGTGGAGCTACATGACGAGAAAAAAAATCTGCTAATAGTTTAGGAGGGGTATATTCTTCATACAATCATGACTTTGATATAGTTAAAGTTCGCTCTATAGAAGTAGAATTACAAGAGAATAAAGCAACAATTTTCTTATTACAAGCCCATGTGacatattttattaatcattGTATGGGTGAAAAAGTGCCACATGACTTTCCTACAACTACAAATAATGAGGTAAATATTATACTTTGTTCTTTTTTCCTGAATCTTTCATTGTGAATGATTTAATAAAACGATGATTTAGTTATTGTTGGTCATTATCCTTATTTGTTCGTATGGTTTATGCCTATTAATGTTATACTTAAATTATATAATGGTCTTTGTTTTTATtctaatgtatttttatttatttttaattttaggtTGCAGACTCACCAATGGAGACAAGGGCCACCTTTTACTATTTCGTGACTTGATTATAGAATTTTATGATTGAATTGACTGAAGACTTTTGTTATCAAAGTGACTATTTATTTTAGACTTTTAGCATAGTTAAATAATAGAAGCAAAACTCTTTTCTAATTCAATTTTAGGATTGCGTTATTTGAATTTACTTTGATATGTAAATATAGTTGTTAATAAACACTGGTGGTGTTTGATTTATGATTATGTAAGacttattaaatatatattatattttgaaatacAATGTTCATATTATTTTGGTacctttttctattttattttgagttGTAGATTTTAATATTGTAgtggtaatttttttattaggatTGAAGGATTAGAAAGTAGTTTATATAcaagttttttttaataaaaaaatatgttgcAGGTATCGCGGCGGTTTAAAACCGCCACAAAAATCATTTTCGATTTGATTTTTACGCGGTTCAAAACTGCCGCAAAAGTTCAACGTTAATTTCAAATTGAAAGTTTGCGGCGGTTACCAAACCGCTGCCATATACCTGTTCTGCCTGACTCGAGAACATAGTGGCGGCTTCAAACCGCCGCTAGTTGCCGAGTGACTCTCGCGGCGATTATTCCAGTGGTTCTTCAAAATCGCCGCTGCTACTGTGCCGACAATTGACCTGGTCACGCTTTGTTCACCGCTGGAAACAAAAAATAGCGGCAATTATAACCGCTGCCACACTCTCAAATAACCGCTGCCGCTTTAAATAAAACTATTAGTcaacaataaatttttaaataaaacttaaattttaaattaatttttagtgtactcaattaaaaaatacctaaaaaaatatctttctgCTAATAATTAAACACTTACCTTCAAGTGCTTTAAAAGgaaaattattttaagataACAGTATATTTTACTGTCTCTTTGTACAAATAAAGTAATGtctatcttttatattattattgttttattCTCAAACCtcaattcttaatttggattatGTTTGAtcattgttttctttctttcttattaGAGACAGGAAGGACAACAATACGTGGCGTGGGTGAATAAATGGATTTGGCATAGCCAGTAGTCCACCAAATAACACGTAGGCAAATCAGTAATCCACCCTTACTTATTTAAACTTGTTCAACGATTTCATCTCTTCAGAGTTTGAGAGAAAATTGAATAAACTAAAGAACGGATAAGGGCAAAGTTATCCAATTCATGAAAACACACATACACGTGGACCAATGTGGGTGTTCCTCTGTTCGACCACAGAAAGTAGTAATAGAAGTAGAGATTCTTAAATGCTGTTAGTTTGAGGCTTTGAGCAAAGACATAAGACAAAATACCTCTGCTTGCATTTATGTATGATTATTGTTATTAAATATGATGTCTTCTCATATTCAGTACTACTATATCTATTgtcaaaaattcatttgaaattaatttcttaatatAATGGGTTAGCTAgatgcaatttattttttaattttgctaACATGGATTCTAAGACAATATTTCAAGAATATTAAACaagtattttattaaaaattattaatttttttatatttaaatttattaaatatataaaaacttaaaaaattattatatttttaaaatatatctttaatatatagctaattttttatttatttttatgtctaATCCCTTACTATATAACTATCACATATTATGTAATAACTGGTCTACTATAATGttgattaaattgaatttttgttaCAAGTAATGATTAAGGATCGATAAAGATGATTTTAATTTcttgataaatatttttttaaaagaaactaaaaatagtttcttcgtttttattttaatgtcatcaaattatttttttaaaatttaaactcatAAAAAGAGATATATAAATTAACTCTCTAATACATTCTTTTATGTAAATAGATCTTTTAATTTGTCTTATGCTAAAATTTCTTTTGGagtaaataaaaattgaaactctaaatcttttaaaaataaatattttaatattatatcataaaattatttttttttaaattaaactaataaaaaacatatatatatatatatatatatatatatatatatataacactcACCAAAAAGAATTTCACCATACTGGAATGCAACATCTTCTTCTATAATAATCTTTTTTAGTACGTACCTACTATCACTTAATAATAATACAGACTAACAAGTAACTAAAAAAAATGCTGAAATGgagataaattatttttatgcaAAAGTTTACATGCGTGAACGCGAATCAGATCGAATCGAGCATTAAAATTATCAGATTGGATTGGATCTAATatctataatttttaaatttggattTGATCCGATCAAATCCGCACATTTGTAGATCGGATATTGATTATATTcgcaaaacacaaaaatatttttaaaagtttatttttttaaaaaaatatcaataaatttcattttttctatttttttaaatatatttacttttaaaataatattaaatattcttttcttaaataataaattaaaataacacaacataaatgataattaatagttgaaataaaatataaaaaaatatttatttatttatttatttatttttacgaATATGCAAATTTCAACATAAAATTCGCAATTCGATTCTATTAGTATGCGAATCAGATCCGGTCTGATTCAAAAACCTTGTGGATGGAATATATATCTATAGTTTTTGAATTAGattcaaataaataatgtaaatatGATCGGATCCGATGTATAAAACACCCCTAGCACACGATAAAGGACAAAAGCTTATAGGTATTCATTATTTTCTAcggagagaaaaaaaaaaaggaaaaggaaaactAGAACTATATAGATTTGAAGGACATCCAATAATAATGTTGCGTTTCAGATTTGGATAATGCAAGTTATTATTGAGGGGTTAACCAGGACAAGCTGTGGGTTCCACCAATAACACTTCAATGATGATCAAATTAAAACGTTCCACATCTTTGACACGTCACCAAAGACTTTTGCAGCTTACATGAACTTGACCAATTATGCTATTGACATTACCTTGATATTAGTGTGAAATAAACCTCCAAAAGTTAGGTATTCAGAGAAAATAATGACCGGTTACTAGATACTATCAGTATAGTAATCAAAATAATATCTCAAGAGAAATATTTTGATACGGAATTAATATTGGTAAATTTCAAATACACGGGATAAGAGgatattttttttcgccatcgtatagaaaattatttttgacatGATGTATAAAATTTACATTATATCTCGTGAAGTGCAAGAAGAAAGTGCATTATATTAATAGTGTCTTATCGTTAAATGTGTCTAAATCTATTCTCTTATCTaatctcattttttctttaatttctatatataaaaatttcacaCTTCTTCTCACAATATATATTCactgtttttatttatttttctctatctaaaatataaattttcatttttctctctACTCTTTTATCTTTATAGCTCATAGATAAAAAAAACCTCCATAATTACCACTTTTAATTGTTACACAGTAGCCGATGAAATtca includes:
- the LOC130960586 gene encoding protein S40-4-like encodes the protein MASRKSFLSKQSYMFQPTRSTSKSCSQGDAMFEFDEADLWNNISVASNNKKGFSSSSSSASGLKRGPSRKVVHHDHDVAAATSLPVNIPDWSKILKQEYKDHRKWESDDDDDYEDDDDEDGDYNGGGGGVRVPPHEYLAKTRGASLSVHEGIGRTLKGRDLRSVRNAIWKKVGFED